In the genome of Nocardia sp. NBC_00416, one region contains:
- a CDS encoding TetR/AcrR family transcriptional regulator, giving the protein MAGGTKRLPRAVREQQMLDAAVEVFSRKGFHETSMDAIAAEAEISKPMLYLYYGSKDELFRACIQREGLRFIESVAPAGNPLLSPHEQLRTALEGFLGFVDRHRNSWQVLYRQALGQQAFASEIENARERVIELTAKLLESSAKHADPGTNFDIVAVAVIGAGEAIADTVADGRIDVSEAVDLLDTLAWRGLSGRKPGSADAEDSAEPPE; this is encoded by the coding sequence ATGGCGGGCGGTACGAAAAGGCTTCCGAGAGCGGTGCGCGAGCAGCAGATGCTCGACGCTGCGGTCGAAGTCTTCTCGCGCAAGGGCTTCCACGAGACCTCCATGGACGCCATCGCCGCCGAGGCCGAGATCTCCAAGCCGATGCTCTATCTGTACTACGGCTCCAAGGACGAACTCTTCCGTGCGTGCATCCAGCGTGAGGGCCTGCGCTTCATCGAATCCGTCGCGCCGGCCGGCAACCCGCTGCTCAGCCCGCACGAACAACTGCGCACCGCGCTGGAGGGGTTCCTCGGCTTCGTCGACAGGCACCGCAACTCCTGGCAGGTCCTGTACCGCCAGGCACTCGGCCAGCAGGCCTTCGCGTCGGAGATCGAGAACGCCCGGGAGCGGGTGATCGAACTGACCGCCAAACTCCTGGAGTCCAGCGCCAAGCACGCCGACCCGGGCACCAACTTCGATATCGTCGCGGTCGCCGTGATCGGTGCGGGGGAGGCCATCGCCGATACCGTCGCCGACGGCCGGATCGATGTGTCCGAAGCCGTGGACCTGCTGGATACGCTGGCCTGGCGCGGTCTCTCCGGGCGCAAACCCGGGTCGGCCGACGCGGAGGATTCCGCCGAACCGCCCGAATAG
- a CDS encoding glycoside hydrolase family 3 N-terminal domain-containing protein encodes MRKIPFVLLAVLAVVLTACSGGDGGGSGTGTTAAPGGGSLEAAPSAAPGPSTTAERDCAAEYLGQFSTREKLAQLLTVGVTGVDDALAVVRDHQVGGIFVGSWTDLSMLSDGGIEQVAGAAKVPLMVTTDEEGGRVSRLSDLIGTAPSARVTAQTMTADEFYTATLDRARAMRELGITVDFAPDIDVSSQSDDSVIGDRSFSDDPAVVTDYADAYIRAMHEVGLGTVLKHFPGHGSSSGDSHLGAVQVPPLSELSARDLVPFRELVDSGSAVMVGHLDVPGLTTPGVPASISPEVMSLLREGSGYGAAPFDGPIFTDDLSGMAAITDRLSIEEAVEAALVAGADNALWISTDAVGRVLDHLEQAVAAGRLPMERVDASVLRMADYKHVPRPC; translated from the coding sequence ATGCGGAAGATACCGTTCGTCCTGCTCGCGGTGCTCGCCGTGGTCCTCACAGCCTGCTCCGGCGGTGACGGCGGCGGCTCCGGTACCGGAACCACCGCCGCCCCGGGCGGCGGGAGCCTCGAGGCCGCGCCCAGCGCCGCGCCCGGCCCCAGCACCACGGCCGAACGTGACTGTGCCGCCGAGTATCTCGGGCAGTTCAGCACCCGGGAGAAACTCGCGCAGCTGCTCACCGTCGGTGTGACCGGCGTCGACGACGCCCTCGCGGTGGTGCGCGACCATCAGGTCGGCGGGATCTTCGTCGGCAGCTGGACCGATCTGTCGATGCTGTCCGACGGCGGGATCGAACAGGTGGCGGGCGCGGCGAAGGTGCCGCTCATGGTCACCACCGACGAAGAGGGCGGGCGGGTATCGCGCCTGAGCGACCTGATCGGGACCGCGCCGTCGGCCCGGGTCACCGCGCAGACCATGACCGCCGACGAGTTCTACACCGCGACCCTGGACCGCGCCCGCGCCATGCGGGAGCTCGGTATCACCGTCGATTTCGCGCCCGATATCGATGTGAGCTCGCAATCCGACGATTCGGTGATCGGCGATCGCTCCTTCTCCGACGATCCGGCGGTGGTCACCGACTACGCGGACGCCTATATCCGGGCGATGCACGAGGTCGGTCTCGGTACCGTGCTCAAGCATTTCCCGGGTCACGGTTCCAGTTCCGGCGATTCCCATCTGGGCGCGGTGCAGGTTCCACCGCTGTCGGAGCTCAGCGCCAGGGATCTGGTGCCGTTCCGGGAACTGGTCGATTCGGGGTCCGCGGTGATGGTCGGCCACCTCGATGTGCCCGGCCTGACCACTCCGGGTGTGCCGGCCAGTATCAGCCCCGAGGTGATGAGCCTGCTCCGCGAGGGCTCGGGCTACGGCGCGGCGCCGTTCGACGGCCCGATCTTCACCGACGACCTCAGCGGTATGGCCGCCATCACCGATCGGCTCTCGATCGAGGAGGCGGTCGAGGCCGCCCTGGTGGCGGGCGCCGATAATGCCCTGTGGATCAGCACCGATGCCGTAGGCCGGGTCCTCGATCATCTCGAGCAGGCGGTGGCGGCCGGTCGGCTGCCCATGGAGCGGGTGGACGCGTCGGTCCTGCGGATGGCCGATTACAAGCACGTGCCACGTCCCTGCTGA
- a CDS encoding universal stress protein: MPCDLMLIAYDGSEHAKRAIEYAGRFLTANRAVVLTAWEPMVRQAARISGISGMVQPEWVSDEEMEDIAYTTAREINAEGVHLAGLAGLNAEARTQDYANSAWQAVVDVADELDVDIIVAGTRGATGLRALVHSSVADAVLKHCHRPVFLVPPVQRADARADGRTDHVAQ, from the coding sequence ATGCCCTGCGATCTGATGCTCATCGCCTACGACGGTTCCGAACACGCCAAACGCGCGATCGAATACGCCGGGCGTTTCCTCACCGCGAACCGGGCGGTGGTGCTCACCGCCTGGGAGCCGATGGTGCGCCAGGCCGCACGTATCTCCGGAATATCCGGCATGGTCCAACCGGAATGGGTGTCGGACGAGGAGATGGAGGACATCGCCTACACCACGGCGCGCGAGATCAACGCCGAAGGCGTGCACCTGGCCGGGCTGGCCGGGCTCAACGCCGAAGCCCGCACCCAGGACTACGCGAACAGCGCCTGGCAGGCGGTCGTCGACGTCGCCGACGAACTCGATGTGGACATCATCGTCGCCGGGACCCGCGGCGCCACCGGCCTGCGGGCGTTGGTCCACAGCAGCGTGGCGGACGCCGTGCTCAAACACTGTCACCGCCCGGTCTTCCTGGTGCCCCCGGTGCAGCGGGCCGATGCGCGAGCGGACGGACGCACCGATCACGTCGCGCAATAG
- a CDS encoding isochorismate synthase produces the protein MTGFLLARPDSVVRGTGVRTTHRDPWQAVQALRDGNAVAIAGALPFDPRLPAALVEPVQLLHTAGPWRPAALPELPRVRVVDETPSPAEHHDRVARLVELLTEPGARLRKVVAARSLRAEADSALDPQVVAAYLLIRHPQANVFAVDLGPAGRTGATLIGASPETLVQRRGRAVWLYPLAGTLPRRADPAADTAQADLLATSAKNLAEHAFVVDWIAERLAPVCAELSVPGRPELVGTREVWHLGTPIRGVLRDPAPSALELALLLHPTPAVCGTPTADALEYITAHEEDRGFYGGAVGWCDVGGDGSWVVAIRSAELAADGLSLRAYAGGGIVADSDPRAELAETTTKLGTLLGALDCAAPPDPE, from the coding sequence ATGACCGGGTTCCTGCTGGCACGACCCGACAGCGTGGTGCGCGGCACCGGTGTGCGCACCACCCACCGCGACCCGTGGCAGGCCGTACAGGCGCTGCGCGACGGAAACGCCGTGGCGATCGCCGGGGCCCTGCCGTTCGACCCGCGGCTCCCGGCCGCACTGGTCGAACCCGTCCAACTGCTGCACACCGCGGGCCCGTGGCGTCCGGCCGCGCTACCGGAACTGCCCCGGGTGCGCGTGGTGGACGAGACGCCGAGTCCGGCCGAACACCATGACCGGGTGGCGCGACTGGTCGAACTCCTCACCGAACCCGGTGCCCGGCTGCGCAAGGTGGTGGCGGCCCGATCGCTGCGCGCCGAAGCCGATTCGGCGCTGGACCCGCAGGTCGTCGCCGCGTATCTGCTGATCCGGCACCCGCAGGCGAACGTCTTCGCGGTCGACCTCGGGCCTGCCGGGCGCACCGGGGCGACGCTGATCGGTGCGAGCCCCGAGACGCTGGTGCAGCGGCGTGGGAGAGCGGTCTGGCTGTATCCGCTCGCCGGGACACTGCCGCGGCGCGCGGACCCGGCCGCCGATACCGCGCAGGCCGATCTGCTGGCGACGAGCGCCAAGAATCTGGCCGAACACGCGTTCGTCGTGGACTGGATCGCCGAACGGCTCGCCCCGGTGTGCGCCGAACTCTCGGTACCCGGACGCCCCGAACTCGTCGGCACCCGCGAGGTGTGGCATCTGGGCACACCGATCCGCGGGGTGCTGCGTGATCCGGCGCCCAGCGCGCTCGAACTCGCCCTGCTGTTGCACCCGACCCCGGCGGTATGCGGCACGCCGACCGCGGACGCGCTCGAGTACATCACCGCACACGAGGAGGACCGGGGGTTCTACGGAGGCGCGGTCGGGTGGTGCGACGTCGGCGGCGACGGATCCTGGGTGGTCGCCATCCGCAGCGCGGAACTGGCCGCCGACGGGCTCTCGCTGCGCGCTTACGCGGGCGGCGGAATCGTCGCCGATTCCGATCCACGCGCCGAACTGGCCGAGACCACGACCAAACTGGGCACTCTGCTCGGCGCCCTCGACTGCGCTGCGCCGCCCGACCCCGAGTGA
- a CDS encoding DUF2613 domain-containing protein yields the protein MKFAVPGVASAVGGALLGAIAVFAITAALQQNTRPEVDRSGNADSSLLNNVEYGKR from the coding sequence ATGAAGTTTGCTGTCCCCGGTGTTGCGAGTGCGGTCGGCGGCGCCCTGCTGGGCGCGATCGCGGTATTCGCCATCACCGCCGCGCTGCAGCAGAACACCCGGCCGGAGGTCGACCGCAGCGGTAACGCCGACAGTTCGCTGCTGAACAACGTCGAATACGGCAAGCGCTGA
- a CDS encoding alpha-(1->3)-arabinofuranosyltransferase, which produces MAHRSTPDPATTGELGRRWFLGTAFAAFLLTFLQTPGLTVADTKYDLAENPLGFLTRAAHLWSSQAPMGQVQNQAYGYFFPHGAFFALGDLLHLPAWMTQRVWWALLLLAGFWGVVKLCETLGIGSRGSRVIAAAAYALSPRVLTTLGSISSETLPMMLAPWVLLAPVALGTAYRRHRRGGIRSPAGSAVALALMGAVNAVATVAAFLPALLWWASFRPNRAWWRFTLAWVPLLALAVAWWAVPLLLLGRVSPPFLDYIESSGVTTQWASLGEVLRGTDSWTPFVSPERIAGAVLVTQPAAVLATGLIAATGMAGLALRSTPARGRLVLILCVGLTGICAGYVGQLGGPFAEPIRVFLDSGGAPLRNVHKLEPLIRLPLVLGTAQLLARVPLPASVRPEVWRATFSNPHRDRRAAVAMLLLAALALSTSLAWTGKLAPRGAYGDVPVYWQQTADWLRDNAADTRALVVPGAPFGSQVWGLTRDEPLQALAETPWAVRDAVPLNPPGAIRAMDSVQRLIADGRPSDGLAAALRGQGIGVLVLRNDLDPDTSRSTRPLLAHSAVEGSPGLRKVAEFGEPIEHDPDSDDFVADADLRPEYPAVEIYRVEAPAPGVPAEIRSGTGAPGQFPGAYTVPLDSVPVVQGGPEVLERLHRDPATAHEPTLLAADAAAAGLPVGPVTVTDTPMNRETDFGRVDNHNSALRAPGDARHTHNLVPDYDVPGAERVQGGWADATITASSSAADATQIGGAAPGNSTAAAVDGDPATAWMSNAGEYALGQWMRIDLGKPFKSGLLRFTTTPAAIGDPVKWVEVRTNNGSVSARISKPGEPVSVALPVGSTDWVKLTAMRTERGTTGGQFGISELGIDDYTVRDAPVPVDLRHRSVLPATPPDATVASWDLGQEFPGRSACFDAPDRVRCGKGLALAPEEPGPFSRTLSVPAPVTVDPRLMVRPRQGPALEALLTDPARPVARGASDVGDLRGSAFAATDGDPRTSWTAPEDTVRDTLGPKPTLTIELPQPTLVTGLELTPSLGGLPAAPTSVAVNLGNGPQVREIEEPQEVSRIELHPTVTDRIELSIRGWEPVLDRTALGYPQPQPPGLAEIGVSGPEYPPPAPADRPVTVGCDIGPTIAVGGRVVHTSVTATVGELRSGAPVPAQPCPDVPPGAEDAGAAVQPVSLPTGAVDVLVAPSELFFVDRLRLVNTQPGPPAAATGTQLLTLPLSTNTGWSAHSADGRELEPIVVDGWQQGWLLPADAAGPVTVSFPADRWYRLGIFGGLLLLIPLLALAVVRGPRRDPADPAPEVRSSRVLGALALVAAATVIAGAVGAVLTIAGLAALRFSPRLPRRALAAVAGIGTVLSAAALSTGPWRMPGGYMGDSVWVNFPALVAVVAVGLAALPGIRPEPPPDGGPPPG; this is translated from the coding sequence GTGGCCCACCGATCCACCCCGGACCCGGCGACCACCGGTGAGCTGGGCCGCCGCTGGTTCCTCGGAACCGCCTTCGCCGCCTTCCTGCTGACCTTCCTGCAGACTCCCGGCCTCACCGTCGCCGACACCAAATACGATCTGGCCGAGAATCCGCTCGGCTTCCTCACCCGAGCCGCGCACCTGTGGAGCAGTCAGGCGCCGATGGGCCAGGTGCAGAACCAGGCCTACGGCTACTTCTTCCCGCACGGCGCTTTCTTCGCACTCGGTGACCTGCTGCACCTCCCCGCCTGGATGACCCAGCGGGTCTGGTGGGCGCTGCTGCTGCTCGCCGGCTTCTGGGGTGTGGTCAAACTCTGCGAAACCCTCGGGATCGGCAGTCGCGGATCGCGAGTGATCGCGGCCGCCGCCTACGCGCTGTCCCCGCGGGTGCTGACCACCCTGGGCTCGATCTCCTCGGAAACCCTCCCGATGATGCTGGCGCCGTGGGTGCTGCTCGCGCCCGTCGCGCTCGGTACGGCCTATCGGCGGCACCGGCGCGGCGGTATCCGGTCCCCGGCCGGTAGTGCGGTGGCCTTGGCGCTGATGGGCGCGGTGAACGCGGTGGCCACGGTCGCGGCATTCCTGCCGGCGCTGCTGTGGTGGGCCAGTTTCCGGCCCAACCGCGCCTGGTGGCGGTTCACCCTCGCCTGGGTGCCGCTGCTCGCGCTGGCCGTGGCCTGGTGGGCGGTGCCGCTGCTGCTGCTGGGCCGGGTGAGCCCGCCGTTCCTCGACTACATCGAATCCTCCGGGGTGACCACCCAGTGGGCCTCACTGGGCGAGGTACTGCGCGGCACCGACAGCTGGACCCCGTTCGTGTCCCCGGAGCGGATCGCGGGCGCGGTGCTGGTCACCCAGCCCGCCGCGGTCCTGGCCACCGGATTGATCGCGGCGACCGGAATGGCGGGGCTGGCGCTGCGGTCGACCCCGGCCCGCGGCCGGCTGGTGCTGATCCTCTGCGTCGGACTGACCGGTATCTGCGCCGGTTATGTGGGCCAGCTGGGCGGGCCGTTCGCCGAACCGATCCGCGTCTTCCTCGACTCCGGCGGCGCGCCCCTGCGCAACGTGCACAAATTGGAGCCGCTGATCCGGCTGCCGCTGGTGCTGGGCACCGCCCAGTTGCTGGCCCGGGTTCCGCTGCCCGCGTCGGTGCGGCCGGAGGTCTGGCGCGCGACCTTCTCGAATCCGCACCGGGACCGCCGGGCCGCGGTCGCCATGCTGCTGCTCGCCGCGCTCGCGCTGTCCACTTCGCTGGCGTGGACCGGCAAACTCGCCCCGCGCGGCGCCTACGGCGATGTGCCCGTCTATTGGCAGCAGACCGCGGACTGGTTGCGGGACAACGCCGCCGACACGCGTGCGCTGGTGGTGCCCGGCGCGCCCTTCGGCAGCCAGGTCTGGGGCTTGACCAGGGACGAACCCTTACAGGCGCTGGCCGAAACCCCGTGGGCGGTACGCGACGCGGTCCCGCTGAATCCGCCCGGCGCGATCCGCGCGATGGATTCGGTGCAGCGGCTCATCGCCGACGGCCGGCCCTCCGACGGATTGGCGGCCGCGCTACGCGGGCAGGGCATCGGTGTGCTGGTGCTGCGCAACGATCTAGATCCGGACACGTCCCGATCGACCCGCCCGCTGCTGGCGCACAGCGCGGTGGAGGGATCGCCGGGACTGCGCAAGGTCGCGGAATTCGGTGAGCCGATCGAACACGATCCCGACAGCGACGATTTCGTGGCCGACGCGGATCTGCGGCCCGAGTATCCCGCGGTGGAGATCTACCGGGTGGAGGCGCCGGCGCCCGGCGTCCCGGCCGAGATACGCAGTGGGACCGGAGCACCCGGGCAGTTCCCGGGTGCATACACCGTCCCGCTCGATTCGGTACCGGTGGTACAGGGCGGGCCGGAGGTCCTGGAACGCCTGCACCGCGACCCGGCCACCGCGCACGAACCCACCCTGTTGGCTGCCGACGCCGCCGCCGCGGGATTGCCGGTGGGACCGGTGACGGTGACCGATACCCCGATGAACCGGGAAACCGACTTCGGCCGGGTCGACAACCACAACTCCGCCCTGCGCGCACCGGGCGACGCCCGCCACACTCACAATCTGGTCCCCGACTACGACGTTCCCGGCGCCGAACGAGTGCAGGGCGGCTGGGCCGACGCCACCATCACCGCCTCCAGTTCGGCGGCCGACGCCACGCAGATCGGTGGCGCCGCGCCCGGCAACTCGACCGCCGCGGCGGTGGACGGTGATCCGGCCACCGCCTGGATGAGCAATGCGGGCGAGTACGCGCTCGGTCAATGGATGCGCATCGATCTCGGCAAGCCCTTCAAGTCCGGGCTGCTGCGGTTCACCACCACCCCCGCCGCCATCGGCGATCCGGTGAAATGGGTGGAGGTCCGCACCAACAACGGCAGTGTGTCGGCACGGATCAGCAAACCGGGCGAACCGGTTTCGGTCGCGTTGCCGGTGGGATCCACCGACTGGGTGAAACTCACCGCGATGCGCACCGAACGCGGCACCACCGGCGGCCAGTTCGGGATCAGCGAACTGGGTATCGACGACTACACGGTGCGTGACGCCCCGGTTCCCGTCGATCTCCGCCATCGCAGTGTCCTGCCCGCGACCCCGCCGGATGCCACGGTGGCGAGCTGGGACCTGGGACAGGAATTCCCCGGACGCAGTGCGTGTTTCGACGCTCCCGACCGGGTTCGCTGCGGTAAAGGCCTGGCCTTGGCGCCGGAGGAGCCGGGCCCGTTCTCCCGGACCCTGTCCGTCCCGGCGCCGGTCACGGTCGACCCGCGACTCATGGTCCGCCCGCGACAGGGTCCCGCGCTGGAGGCCCTGCTCACCGATCCGGCGCGCCCGGTGGCCCGCGGCGCCTCCGATGTGGGCGATCTGCGCGGCTCGGCCTTCGCCGCCACCGACGGTGATCCGCGCACCAGCTGGACCGCGCCGGAAGACACGGTCCGCGACACCCTGGGTCCGAAACCGACTCTGACGATCGAACTCCCGCAACCCACCCTGGTGACCGGATTGGAGTTGACGCCCTCGCTCGGCGGCCTGCCCGCGGCGCCGACCTCTGTCGCGGTGAACCTGGGCAACGGGCCACAGGTGCGGGAAATCGAAGAGCCCCAAGAGGTCTCCCGGATCGAACTGCATCCCACGGTGACCGATCGAATCGAGCTGAGCATCCGCGGCTGGGAACCGGTGCTGGATCGGACCGCGCTCGGTTACCCCCAACCTCAGCCGCCCGGACTGGCCGAGATCGGCGTATCGGGCCCGGAGTATCCGCCGCCGGCACCGGCGGACCGGCCGGTGACCGTCGGCTGCGATATCGGCCCGACCATCGCGGTCGGCGGACGGGTCGTGCACACCAGCGTGACCGCCACGGTGGGCGAACTACGTTCCGGCGCACCGGTTCCCGCGCAGCCCTGCCCGGACGTCCCGCCGGGGGCCGAGGACGCCGGGGCGGCCGTCCAACCGGTTTCGCTGCCGACCGGCGCGGTCGATGTGCTGGTGGCGCCCTCGGAGCTGTTCTTCGTGGACCGGTTGCGGCTGGTGAACACTCAGCCGGGACCGCCCGCCGCCGCGACCGGGACGCAGCTGCTGACGCTCCCGCTGAGCACCAACACCGGCTGGTCGGCTCATAGCGCCGATGGGCGCGAACTCGAACCGATCGTGGTCGACGGCTGGCAGCAGGGCTGGCTGCTGCCCGCCGACGCCGCCGGGCCCGTCACCGTGTCCTTCCCGGCCGACCGCTGGTACCGACTCGGCATCTTCGGCGGTCTGCTGCTGCTGATCCCGCTGCTGGCACTCGCGGTCGTGCGCGGGCCCCGCCGCGATCCCGCCGATCCGGCGCCGGAGGTCCGCTCCTCGCGGGTGCTCGGCGCGCTCGCGCTGGTCGCGGCGGCGACGGTGATCGCCGGCGCGGTCGGCGCCGTGCTCACGATCGCGGGCCTGGCCGCACTGCGCTTCTCCCCTCGGTTACCGCGGCGCGCGCTCGCCGCTGTCGCCGGGATCGGCACCGTGCTCTCGGCCGCCGCGCTGTCGACCGGACCGTGGCGCATGCCGGGCGGATACATGGGCGATTCGGTATGGGTCAATTTCCCCGCACTGGTCGCGGTGGTCGCGGTCGGTCTGGCCGCGCTGCCGGGGATCAGGCCGGAGCCGCCACCGGACGGCGGACCGCCGCCCGGATGA
- a CDS encoding polysaccharide biosynthesis protein, whose translation MTANIASYLLQLLAGRWLGVAGYSEFASLLAVQLLCAVPALALQNVVARELVHGADIAALRVLRWRCALLVAVAVAVLVPLVSMVLEVGVGAAAAALGSAPALVVLAGEQGVLQGAKRFRGLAVVLGVTGIAKVLPALVVLACGGGATPALWAAAGGIAAAAVYARVVAGAARDGDRSGGDTLESAGDTAAPVVGVGKRRVAGGFGGVLAVLQAAQVQAALMALSSADLIVVRIVLDEPDASRYALGTIATKIAFWLPQAVGVVLYPRMAQPASSRSAVRSALAVLSGVGVLAVLGAAVAAPLAPLFAGQDYAPIQGLLWLFALHGAILAVLQGALLSAIAVNRTALAGLAWAGLALEVVLMLTLATTVTGLIATAATVAGVTTTLVAILVIRAAVRRPVAAPA comes from the coding sequence ATGACCGCGAATATCGCGAGTTACCTGCTGCAGCTCCTGGCCGGGCGCTGGCTCGGTGTGGCCGGGTACAGCGAGTTCGCCAGCCTGCTCGCCGTGCAGCTGCTGTGCGCGGTGCCCGCGCTGGCGTTGCAGAACGTGGTGGCGCGGGAGCTCGTGCACGGGGCCGATATCGCCGCCTTGCGTGTGCTGCGCTGGCGTTGTGCGTTGCTGGTGGCCGTGGCGGTGGCGGTGCTGGTGCCGCTGGTGAGCATGGTGCTCGAGGTCGGAGTCGGGGCCGCGGCGGCCGCGCTGGGTTCGGCGCCCGCGCTGGTGGTACTGGCCGGGGAGCAAGGGGTTCTGCAGGGGGCCAAGCGGTTCCGCGGGCTCGCGGTGGTGCTCGGCGTAACCGGTATCGCGAAAGTGCTTCCGGCACTGGTGGTCCTGGCCTGCGGCGGTGGCGCGACTCCGGCGCTGTGGGCTGCCGCGGGCGGTATCGCCGCGGCCGCGGTGTACGCGCGGGTGGTGGCGGGAGCCGCCCGGGACGGCGATCGGTCCGGCGGCGACACGCTCGAATCGGCGGGAGATACCGCTGCTCCGGTCGTCGGCGTGGGGAAACGCCGGGTGGCGGGCGGGTTCGGCGGAGTGCTCGCGGTGCTCCAGGCCGCGCAGGTGCAGGCGGCGTTGATGGCGCTGTCCTCCGCGGATCTGATCGTGGTCCGGATCGTGCTGGACGAACCGGACGCCAGCCGCTACGCCCTGGGGACCATCGCCACCAAGATCGCGTTCTGGTTGCCGCAGGCGGTCGGGGTCGTGCTCTATCCGAGGATGGCGCAACCCGCTTCCTCGCGGTCGGCGGTGCGGTCGGCACTCGCCGTGCTCTCCGGGGTCGGTGTGCTGGCTGTCCTGGGCGCCGCGGTGGCCGCGCCGCTGGCACCCCTGTTCGCCGGACAGGACTACGCCCCGATCCAAGGCCTGCTGTGGTTGTTCGCTCTGCACGGGGCGATACTCGCGGTGCTCCAGGGCGCACTGCTGTCGGCGATCGCGGTGAACCGGACGGCGCTGGCGGGACTCGCGTGGGCGGGGCTGGCGCTCGAGGTGGTCCTCATGTTGACCCTGGCGACGACTGTCACCGGACTCATCGCGACCGCTGCCACTGTGGCGGGGGTGACCACGACGCTCGTCGCGATACTGGTCATCCGGGCGGCGGTCCGCCGTCCGGTGGCGGCTCCGGCCTGA
- a CDS encoding glycosyltransferase family 4 protein: protein MREVLLLCWRDTGHPQGGGSERYLEQVGAQLAAHGVKVTLRTAGYPGAPRRARIDGIDISRGGGRFTVYPRALAAIALGRLGLGPLKGVRPDAVIDTQNGIPFFARLVSGVPSVVLVHHGHREQWPVAGRLVGRIGWWIESTLSPRVHRADQYLTVSLPSAEELATLGVDRSRIAVVRNGAEPVPAHVPTGTAGVRSAEPRVVVLSRLVPHKQIEDALTAVSRLRSRIPGVRLDVIGDGWWAGKLKDQAAALGIADAVTFHGHVDEGRKHELLARSWVHVLPSRKEGWGLAVIEAAQHGVPTVGYRSSRGLTDSIVDGVTGVLADDADQLAAIVGDLLEDATARTIMGEKARARAREFSWEHTASGVRRVLAAAAAGRRISGLISPGEDSADSPQTELPAGV, encoded by the coding sequence GTGCGCGAAGTACTTCTGCTCTGCTGGCGTGATACGGGTCATCCACAGGGCGGCGGTAGCGAACGGTACCTGGAACAGGTGGGCGCGCAGCTCGCGGCTCACGGAGTGAAGGTGACGTTGCGTACCGCCGGTTACCCGGGCGCGCCCAGGCGGGCGCGGATCGACGGTATCGATATCAGCCGGGGTGGGGGCCGTTTCACGGTGTATCCCCGCGCGCTGGCGGCGATCGCGTTAGGTCGGCTGGGTCTGGGCCCGCTCAAGGGTGTGCGACCGGACGCGGTGATCGATACCCAGAACGGCATCCCTTTCTTCGCTCGGCTGGTGTCGGGCGTGCCGTCGGTGGTGCTGGTGCATCACGGGCATCGGGAGCAGTGGCCGGTGGCGGGCCGGCTGGTGGGTCGGATCGGCTGGTGGATCGAATCGACCCTCTCGCCCCGGGTGCACCGGGCCGACCAGTACCTGACCGTCTCGCTGCCCTCGGCCGAGGAGTTGGCGACGCTCGGGGTCGATCGGTCGCGCATCGCGGTGGTTCGCAACGGCGCCGAGCCGGTGCCCGCGCATGTTCCCACCGGGACCGCCGGCGTCCGTTCGGCCGAGCCTCGCGTGGTGGTGCTGTCGCGGCTGGTTCCGCACAAGCAGATCGAGGACGCGCTCACCGCGGTCTCCCGGTTGCGGTCTCGGATCCCCGGGGTGCGGCTGGACGTGATCGGCGACGGCTGGTGGGCGGGCAAGTTGAAGGATCAGGCCGCTGCCCTCGGCATCGCCGACGCGGTGACCTTCCACGGCCATGTCGACGAGGGTCGCAAACACGAGCTGCTCGCTCGGTCGTGGGTGCATGTGCTGCCGTCGCGTAAAGAGGGCTGGGGCCTGGCGGTCATCGAAGCGGCACAGCACGGTGTCCCGACTGTGGGGTACCGGTCCTCGCGCGGGCTCACCGATTCGATCGTGGACGGCGTGACCGGGGTGCTGGCCGATGATGCCGACCAGCTCGCCGCCATCGTCGGTGATCTGCTCGAGGACGCGACGGCGCGCACGATCATGGGGGAGAAGGCTCGGGCCCGGGCTCGGGAGTTCTCTTGGGAGCACACCGCTTCGGGTGTGCGTCGAGTGTTGGCGGCGGCCGCGGCGGGCCGGCGGATCAGCGGGCTGATCTCGCCGGGTGAGGATTCGGCGGACAGTCCGCAGACCGAACTCCCGGCCGGGGTCTGA